Proteins encoded within one genomic window of Paraglaciecola psychrophila 170:
- a CDS encoding spinster family MFS transporter — protein MASCDTKSSESVDVPPAVSNGYRNYVLFVLTLIYAFNFIDRQIIGILSPFIKADLGLDDAQLGWLKGIYFALLYTVLGIPIAWLADRYSRINIVAISLTLWSGFTAASGLAGSFTQLALARIGVGIGEAGGSPPSHSIISDLFPKEKRAGALAIYSLGIPFGIMLAFFASAFFLKGGDADWRIVMIAVGLPGVGLAILLKLTVKEPARSGNMQTTSAQGKSWQSIKALLSIKSWWGMCFAISFGSFGNYAISTWMIDFYVRAHAGLDITQFLIILGVINGTAYAGGVWLGGVLVDKWGKTNRRAYGLVPALALVVGAPAYYFSLQVESLEFSITLVTILLFTSGFYLGPSFALAQTLAPVKVRAMSTALFFFVLNIIALGGGPTFIGVLSNFYTEQHGEVESLRLSLSWLAVPYIMSIIAFFWTAKHIPRDWKDAEIRNG, from the coding sequence ATGGCAAGTTGCGACACAAAAAGTAGTGAATCCGTAGACGTTCCTCCAGCCGTATCGAATGGCTATCGAAATTATGTGTTGTTCGTATTAACCCTGATTTATGCATTTAATTTTATTGATCGTCAAATAATTGGTATTCTGTCACCTTTTATTAAGGCTGATTTGGGATTAGATGATGCGCAGTTAGGCTGGCTCAAAGGCATATACTTTGCGTTGTTATATACTGTACTCGGAATTCCAATCGCTTGGCTCGCTGACCGCTACAGTCGGATCAATATAGTCGCCATCTCTCTTACTCTCTGGAGTGGTTTTACAGCTGCATCAGGGTTAGCTGGCAGTTTCACGCAACTTGCTCTAGCTCGCATCGGTGTGGGTATTGGTGAGGCTGGTGGCAGCCCTCCTTCACACTCGATAATTTCTGATTTATTTCCTAAGGAAAAACGTGCAGGAGCCTTAGCTATTTATTCTTTGGGTATCCCTTTTGGTATTATGTTGGCGTTTTTTGCGTCCGCATTTTTTCTCAAAGGTGGTGATGCAGACTGGCGCATCGTTATGATTGCGGTGGGTTTACCAGGAGTGGGATTAGCGATTTTACTCAAGCTTACGGTTAAAGAGCCTGCACGTAGCGGTAATATGCAAACAACCTCGGCTCAAGGCAAATCATGGCAATCTATTAAAGCATTGTTATCGATTAAATCGTGGTGGGGAATGTGTTTTGCTATTTCCTTTGGTTCTTTTGGCAACTACGCCATATCTACTTGGATGATCGACTTTTATGTGCGCGCTCATGCAGGTTTAGACATCACACAATTTCTCATTATATTAGGCGTCATAAATGGTACTGCATACGCTGGCGGTGTTTGGCTTGGTGGGGTATTAGTCGACAAATGGGGTAAAACTAACAGAAGGGCTTATGGGTTAGTACCTGCATTAGCCTTAGTTGTAGGTGCCCCTGCTTATTACTTTTCATTGCAAGTCGAATCACTTGAATTTTCAATAACGTTAGTGACTATTTTATTGTTTACCAGTGGATTCTATTTAGGACCTTCTTTCGCACTGGCACAAACTTTAGCACCGGTAAAAGTAAGAGCGATGTCTACCGCGCTATTCTTCTTTGTATTGAATATTATAGCTTTAGGTGGCGGTCCCACTTTTATTGGCGTGTTGAGTAACTTTTACACCGAGCAGCACGGTGAAGTTGAATCGTTAAGATTGTCATTATCTTGGCTAGCAGTACCTTATATAATGTCGATTATTGCTTTCTTCTGGACGGCAAAGCACATACCAAGAGATTGGAAAGACGCTGAAATCCGCAACGGCTAG
- a CDS encoding acyl-CoA thioesterase — MHIDTLLNSVKQQAELNINDIKLSVSSGWEQGRTLYGGISASLVYQAMREAVDSEKVMRSLSTNFIGPIEAGSDFSIIVEVLREGKNVTQVVGRVLQDNKVALMSQASFGIPRQSKVNVSDPLQHKMDYPEKPNFMPQIPKVTPKFLGHFDLSKNKGGWPFTGTKESAVHGWMRFKEQPSVFSDAHLIALIDIWPPTVLQILCSPAMASTMSWNLEFIHPHQKVSGVDWFAYQAQTRQAADGYAHTEANIWDKNGTLVAISRQVVAVFA, encoded by the coding sequence ATGCATATTGATACGTTGCTAAATTCAGTCAAACAGCAAGCAGAATTAAATATTAACGATATCAAGCTATCAGTCTCTAGCGGTTGGGAACAAGGCCGAACACTTTATGGTGGTATTTCAGCCTCTTTAGTCTATCAAGCAATGCGTGAAGCTGTTGACTCTGAAAAGGTAATGCGTTCGCTTAGCACCAACTTTATAGGTCCTATAGAAGCAGGTTCAGATTTCAGCATCATTGTTGAGGTTCTAAGGGAAGGTAAAAATGTGACTCAGGTGGTTGGACGAGTTTTGCAAGACAACAAAGTGGCACTGATGAGCCAAGCAAGCTTTGGTATTCCGCGGCAGTCTAAAGTTAATGTGTCAGATCCACTACAACACAAAATGGACTATCCAGAAAAGCCTAATTTCATGCCACAGATCCCTAAAGTGACACCTAAATTTTTAGGTCATTTTGATTTATCAAAAAATAAAGGGGGATGGCCATTTACGGGTACAAAGGAAAGTGCCGTACACGGATGGATGCGTTTTAAAGAACAGCCAAGTGTCTTTTCTGACGCGCATTTAATTGCTTTAATTGATATCTGGCCCCCCACAGTGTTACAAATATTATGCTCGCCTGCCATGGCCAGTACTATGAGTTGGAATTTAGAATTTATTCATCCGCATCAGAAAGTCTCGGGAGTTGATTGGTTTGCTTATCAAGCACAAACTAGACAGGCAGCTGATGGATATGCGCATACAGAAGCCAATATCTGGGATAAGAATGGTACGTTAGTCGCTATTAGTAGGCAGGTAGTCGCAGTATTTGCCTAA